GTCCCAGGCGTCTCGTTGTCTATTGATATTCAGAAGGGAGAGCGACTGGGAGCCAACTGTGAATTAAACGATAAATCGCACGCGGTTTCATGTGATTTTCAATGGGCCCATAAATGGGAGACAGCGATAGTGTTATTCACGAGGAGAGCACAGAGACGTTCGGAAAAGCAGGCTAGACCTGCTTGTGTGCGTTATGTGGTCGGTTAGCGTGGATCTAATGTCGGAAGCTTGTCCTCCTGTATGTGGTTCGATTTTCGTTATAACAGCATTCGGTGGAGAAACGAAGAAGTGCTCTACCACCCACTTCTGTGAATCGTAACGACTGCATTTTTGCGCTGGAACGACAAActacaaaaatatgaatgaaatatTGGAACCGATGCAAAACTTCGCTTCTCAAAGCTTCCTAATATATTAATTCCAAAAATAACcgaaataaaacataaactgCATAAGTGATGCAGGAGAACTAAACTCCTTTCACTTCAGTAGAGTAGGAAATATTGTCTCCAGACGTAATACAGACGGAATACAAATCACTAGCACACCGCATCCACAGCTCACCACCCGGAAGGCAGTGGAAACCAGTCCGCTGCGGATGTGAATCTTCGTTACAGAAATAGTGGAACGTTTTAGTCGGAAAAGTGTCTGGAACCGAATTTGTTCGCGAACATTTTAGCGCTTCTTGTCATAATTTGAAGTCAAGTGTACCGACCGACatccttcttttcaaattttgcgtT
This window of the Necator americanus strain Aroian chromosome III, whole genome shotgun sequence genome carries:
- a CDS encoding hypothetical protein (NECATOR_CHRIII.G11820.T1); this encodes MHFDRLRYLPHYPTLIARSRYRIGTSGPTVLVRRPCACAACACACVPVLAVPGVSLSIDIQKGERLGANCELNDKSHAVSCDFQWAHKWETAIVLFTRRAQRRSEKQARPACVRYVVG